The proteins below are encoded in one region of Oryzias melastigma strain HK-1 linkage group LG7, ASM292280v2, whole genome shotgun sequence:
- the LOC112158889 gene encoding macrophage mannose receptor 1 (The sequence of the model RefSeq protein was modified relative to this genomic sequence to represent the inferred CDS: added 23 bases not found in genome assembly), which yields MCAMKTDNSRSVHLHSQTEGGSRMERLFLYLIAASALCDVFSVAQHHYLVFNETKTWTEAQSFCREKYADLATVDNMEDMNILTSLAVPQMAWIGLYNDVNGWKWLMSDTNFYKQDDANFRNWKVGEPNNYNGHESCVILSRADNGLWNDAPCDWLVEPMCCNVTGLNVTFVYINKSMNWSEALRFCREHHTDLASVRNMEENQKIMELLPPGKGVWIGLYRDTWKWADGSNSSFRSWRDLEPNNYQGLNESCAAAYFGDSGKWEDRKCDEKKAFICYAVPMKKYLVQLKIQENSSLNLTDPVVLEELLRELKQRLKDQGVDGEPKLSWKRQSSGKIFN from the exons ATGTGTGCGATGAAAACAGATAACTCCAGATCTGTACATCTGCATTCACAGACTGAAGGAGGATCAAGGATGGAGAGATTGTTTCTGTACCTCATCGCTGCTTCAG CCCTGTGTGATGTCTTCTCTGTGGCTCAACACCACTACCtagtttttaatgaaacaaagacCTGGACTGAGGctcagagtttctgcagagagaagTATGCTGATCTGGCCACAGTGGACAACATGGAGGACATGAATATCCTGACCAGTCTGGCAGTTCCACAg ATGGCCTGGATTGGACTGTACAACGATGTGAACGGCTGGAAATGGTTGATGTCAGACACAAACTTCTACAAACAAGATGATGCTAACTTCAGAAACTGGAAAGTTGGAGAACCAAACAACTACAACGGCCATGAGTCCTGTGTAATCTTGAGCAGGGCTGACAATGGTTTATGGAACGATGCACCCTGTGACTGGTTAGTGGAACCAATGTGCTGTAATGTGACAG GACTAAATGTAACGTTTGTTTACATCAACAAGTCTATGAATTGGTCTGAGGCTCTGAGGTTCTGCAGAGAACATCACACAGACCTGGCCAGTGTgagaaacatggaggagaaccAGAAGATCATGGAGCTCCTACCTCCAGGGAAAGGGGTCTGGATCGGTCTTTATAGAGACACTTGGAAATGGGCTGATGGAAGTAACTCCTCATTCAGGAGCTGGCGAGATTTAGAACCTAATAATTACCAAGGTCTAAATGAGAGCTGTGCAGCAGCATATTTTGGAGACTCTGGAAAGTGGGAGGACAGGAAGTGTGATGAAAAGAAAGCATTCATTTGTTATGCTG tcCCAATGAAAAAGTACCTGGTACAGCTGAAGATACAGGAGAACTCATCTCTCAATCTGACAGATCCTGTTGTGTTGGAGGAACTTCTGAGGGAG AGGAGTGGATGGAGAGCCTAAACTGAGCTGGAAGAGACAGTCAAGTGGAAAGATCTTCAACTAG